The following proteins are encoded in a genomic region of Balaenoptera ricei isolate mBalRic1 chromosome 14, mBalRic1.hap2, whole genome shotgun sequence:
- the CASTOR1 gene encoding cytosolic arginine sensor for mTORC1 subunit 1 isoform X2, translating into MELHILEHRVRVLSLARPGLWLYTHPLIKLLFLPRRSRCKFFSLTETPEDYTLMVDEEGFKELPPSEFLQVAEATWLVLNVSSHSGAAVQAAGVTKIARSVIAPLAEHHVSVLMLSTYQTDFILVREQDLSVVIHTLAQEFDIYREVGGEPVPVARDDSSNGFPRAQHGPSPTVHPIQSPENRFCVLTLDPETLPAIATTLIDVLFYSHSPPKEAASGGPGSSSITFFAFSLIEGYISIVMDAETQKKFPSDLLLTSSSGELWRMVRIGGQPLGFDECGIVAQIAGPLAAADISAYYISTFNFDHALVPEDGIGSVIKVLQHRQEGLGS; encoded by the exons ATGGAGCTGCACATCCTAGAGCACCGGGTGCGGGTGCTGAGCCTCGCCCGCCCCGGTCTCTGGCTCTACACCCACCCGCTCATCAAGCTGCTCTTCCTGCCCCGCCGAAGCCG gTGCAAGTTCTTCAGCCTGACGGAGACCCCCGAGGATTACACGCTCATGGTGGACGAGGAGGGCTTCAaag AGCTGCCCCCATCTGAGTTCCTGCAAGTGGCCGAGGCCACGTGGCTGGTGCTGAATGTGTCATCCCACAGTGGCGCAGCAGTGCAGGCTGCTGGGGTCACCAAGATCGCCCGCTCAGTAATTGCACCGCTGGCCGAGCACCACGTTTCGGTGCTGATGCTGTCCACCTACCAGACAGACTTTATCCTG GTGCGGGAGCAGGACCTGTCCGTGGTGATCCACACGCTGGCCCAGGAGTTCGACATTTATCGAGAGGTGGGCGGGGAGCCTGTGCCTGTTGCCAGGGATGATTCCAGCAACGGCTTTCCCCGTGCCCAGCATG GGCCCAGCCCCACGGTGCATCCCATCCAGAGCCCAGAGAACCGTTTCTGTGTCCTCACGCTGGACCCTGAGACGCTGCCAGCCATCGCCACCACCCTCATTGATGTCCTCTTCTATTCGCACAG TCCCCCTAAGGAGGCAGCCTCCGGTGGTCCTGGATCCAGCTCCATCACCTTCTTTGCTTTCTCCCTCATTGAGGGCTACATCTCCATTGTCATGGATGCTGAAACACAGAAAAA GTTCCCCAGTGACCTGCTGCTGACCAGCTCCTCAGGGGAGCTGTGGAGGATGGTGCGCATCGGCGGACAGCCCCTGGGCTTCG ATGAGTGTGGGATTGTGGCCCAGATCGCAGGTCCCCTGGCTGCGGCCGACATCTCCGCCTACTACATCAGTACCTTCAACTTCGACCATGCCCTG GTGCCTGAGGATGGCATCGGCAGTGTCATCAAGGTCC
- the CASTOR1 gene encoding cytosolic arginine sensor for mTORC1 subunit 1 isoform X1 has product MELHILEHRVRVLSLARPGLWLYTHPLIKLLFLPRRSRCKFFSLTETPEDYTLMVDEEGFKGPDWACAPCPTELPPSEFLQVAEATWLVLNVSSHSGAAVQAAGVTKIARSVIAPLAEHHVSVLMLSTYQTDFILVREQDLSVVIHTLAQEFDIYREVGGEPVPVARDDSSNGFPRAQHGPSPTVHPIQSPENRFCVLTLDPETLPAIATTLIDVLFYSHSPPKEAASGGPGSSSITFFAFSLIEGYISIVMDAETQKKFPSDLLLTSSSGELWRMVRIGGQPLGFDECGIVAQIAGPLAAADISAYYISTFNFDHALVPEDGIGSVIKVLQHRQEGLGS; this is encoded by the exons ATGGAGCTGCACATCCTAGAGCACCGGGTGCGGGTGCTGAGCCTCGCCCGCCCCGGTCTCTGGCTCTACACCCACCCGCTCATCAAGCTGCTCTTCCTGCCCCGCCGAAGCCG gTGCAAGTTCTTCAGCCTGACGGAGACCCCCGAGGATTACACGCTCATGGTGGACGAGGAGGGCTTCAaag GCCCTGACTGGGCATGTGCCCCCTGCCCCACAGAGCTGCCCCCATCTGAGTTCCTGCAAGTGGCCGAGGCCACGTGGCTGGTGCTGAATGTGTCATCCCACAGTGGCGCAGCAGTGCAGGCTGCTGGGGTCACCAAGATCGCCCGCTCAGTAATTGCACCGCTGGCCGAGCACCACGTTTCGGTGCTGATGCTGTCCACCTACCAGACAGACTTTATCCTG GTGCGGGAGCAGGACCTGTCCGTGGTGATCCACACGCTGGCCCAGGAGTTCGACATTTATCGAGAGGTGGGCGGGGAGCCTGTGCCTGTTGCCAGGGATGATTCCAGCAACGGCTTTCCCCGTGCCCAGCATG GGCCCAGCCCCACGGTGCATCCCATCCAGAGCCCAGAGAACCGTTTCTGTGTCCTCACGCTGGACCCTGAGACGCTGCCAGCCATCGCCACCACCCTCATTGATGTCCTCTTCTATTCGCACAG TCCCCCTAAGGAGGCAGCCTCCGGTGGTCCTGGATCCAGCTCCATCACCTTCTTTGCTTTCTCCCTCATTGAGGGCTACATCTCCATTGTCATGGATGCTGAAACACAGAAAAA GTTCCCCAGTGACCTGCTGCTGACCAGCTCCTCAGGGGAGCTGTGGAGGATGGTGCGCATCGGCGGACAGCCCCTGGGCTTCG ATGAGTGTGGGATTGTGGCCCAGATCGCAGGTCCCCTGGCTGCGGCCGACATCTCCGCCTACTACATCAGTACCTTCAACTTCGACCATGCCCTG GTGCCTGAGGATGGCATCGGCAGTGTCATCAAGGTCC